The proteins below come from a single Onychomys torridus chromosome 18, mOncTor1.1, whole genome shotgun sequence genomic window:
- the Nodal gene encoding nodal homolog isoform X2 has translation MERFTITRSQVTFSSDSTVLEVTRPLSKWLKDPRALEKQISSLKGKCWHQLHTSPVTVTSTNVLMLYSNRPQEQRQLGGATLLWEAESSWWAQEGQLSEERGRWARRHRRHHLPDRSQLCRRVKFQVDFNLIGWGSWIIYPKQYNAYRCEGECPNPVGEEFHPTNHAYIQSLLKRYQPHRVPSTCCAPVKTKPLSMLYVDNGRVLLEHHKDMIVEECGCL, from the exons CAGACAGCACTGTCCTGGAGGTGACCAGGCCGCTCTCCAAGTGGCTAAAGGACCCCAGGGCACTGGAGAAGCAGATATCCAGTCTGAAAGGAAAGTGCTGGCATCAGCTCCACACCTCACCCGTCACTGTCACCAGCACCAATGTGCTCATGCTCTACTCCAACCGGCCccaggagcagaggcagctggGTGGCGCCACTTTGCTCTGGGAAGCTGAAAGTTCCTGGTGGGCCCAAGAGGGACAGCTGTCTGAAGAGAGGGGCCGATGGGCCAGAAGGCACCGGAGACATCACTTGCCAGACAGAAGCCAACTGTGTAGGAGGGTCAAGTTCCAGGTGGATTTCAACCTGATTGGCTGGGGTTCCTGGATCATCTACCCCAAACAGTACAATGCCTATCGCTGTGAGGGCGAGTGTCCTAACCCTGTCGGGGAGGAGTTTCACCCTACCAACCACGCCTATATCCAG aGCCTGCTGAAACGCTACCAGCCCCACCGGGTCCCTTCCACATGCTGTGCCCCTGTGAAGACCAAGCCACTGAGCATGCTCTATGTGGACAATGGCAGGGTGCTCCTGGAGCACCACAAGGACATGATTGTGGAGGAGTGTGGGTGCCTCTGA